The following nucleotide sequence is from Micromonospora sp. WMMD1120.
GTGCACGGCCCGTCGGCGATGACCTGACCGGCCTCGACGCGGTCGCCCTCGAAGACCACCGGCTTCTGGTTGACGCAGGAGCCGGCGTTCGAGCGACGGAACTTGTGCAGCAGGTACGTCCGGCGGTGGCCGTCATCCTGGTGGATGGTGACGTAGTCGGCGCACAGGTCCTCGATCACACCGCCGACCTCGGCGACGACGACGTCACCGGCGTCGACGGCGGCCCGGTACTCCATGCCCGTACCCACCAGCGGCGCCTCGGCCTTGACCAGCGGCACCGCCTGGCGCTGCATGTTCGCGCCCATGAGTGCCCGGTTGGCGTCGTCGTGCTCGAGGAACGGGATCATCGCGGTCGCGACCGAGGTCATCTGCCGCGGCGACACGTCCATGTAGTCCACGGCGCCCGGCGCCACGTCCTCGGTCTCGCCGCCCTTACGACGGACCAGGACGCGGTCCTCGGCGAACGTCCCGTCGGCCCGCAGCGGCGCGTTGGCCTGGGCCTTGACGAAGCGGTCCTCCTCGTCCGCGGTCAGGTAGTCGATCTGGTCGGTGACCCGACCCTCGACGACCTTCCGGTACGGCGTCTCGATGAAGCCGAACGGGTTGACCCGGGCGAAGGTGGACAGCGCGCCGATCAGACCGATGTTCGGGCCTTCCGGCGTCTCGATCGGGCACATCCGGCCGTAGTGGGACGGGTGCACGTCGCGGACCTCGAAGCCGGCCCGCTCACGGGACAGACCACCCGGGCCGAGCGCGCTCAGCCGGCGCCGGTGGGTCAGGCCCGCCAGCGGGTTGGTCTGGTCCATGAACTGGGACAGCTGCGACGTACCGAAGAACTCCTTGATCGCCGCTACCACCGGGCGGATGTTGATCAGGGTCTGCGGGGTGATCGCCTCGACGTCCTGCGTGGTCATCCGCTCGCGGACGACCCGCTCCATCCGGGAGAGGCCGACCCGAACCTGGTTCTGGATCAGCTCACCGACGGTGCGCAGGCGACGGTTGCCGAAGTGGTCGATGTCGTCGGCCTCGTAGCCCTCCTCACCGGCGTGCAGCCGGCAGAGGTATTCCACGGTGGCGACGATGTCGTCCTCGGTCAGCGTGCCGGTGGTGATCGGCACGTCGAGCTCGAGCTTCTTGTTGAACTTGTAGCGCCCGACCTTGGCCACGTCGTACCTCTTCGGGTTGAAGAAGAGGTTGTCGAGCAGGGTCTGGGCGTTCTCGCGCGTCGGCGGCTCGCCGGGGCGCAGCTTGCGGTAGATGTCTAGCAGCGCCTCGTCGGCGCCGGCGATGTGGTCCTTCTCGAGCGTGGTCATCATCAGCTCGGACCAGCCGAACCGCTCACGGATCCGCTCGGCCGACCATCCGATGGCCTTGAGCAGGACGGTGACGGCCTGCCGACGCTTACGGTCGATGCGTACGCCGACCGTGTCGCGCTTGTCGATGTCGAACTCCAGCCAGGCACCCCGACTCGGGATGACCTTGACGCTGGAGAGGTCGCGGTCGGAGGTCTTGTCCGGCTGCTTGTCGAAGTACACGCCCGGAGACCGGACGAGCTGGCTGACCACGACACGCTCGGTGCCGTTGATGACGAAGGTGCCCTTGGGCGTCATCATCGGGAAGTCACCCATGAACACCGTCTGGCTCTTGATCTCGCCAGTGGTGTTGTTGGTGAACTCCGCGGTCACGAAGAGCGGAGCGCAGTAGGTCAGGTCCTTCTCCTTGCACTCCTCGATCGAGGCCTTGACCTCGTCGAAGCGCGGCGCCGAGAAGGAGAGCGACATGGTGCCGGAGAAGTCCTCAATGGGACTGATCTCTTCAAGGATCTCCGCGAGACCCGAGCGTGCGTGCGGGTCGTCCGCCGACCGGCCCTGCCAAGCCTCGTTGCCGACGAGCCAGTCGAAGGACTCGTTCTGGATGGCAAGGAGGTTGGGGACCTCGAGGTGTTCGGTGATCCTGCCGAATGAAACTCGGCGGGGAGCGAATGCGCTCGACGTACGACTGGTCTTCGCAGGGCGGGAAGCTGCCAAGATGCGTCCTTCCGAGGACCGGTGCTGCAGAACGGCTGGTACGCGTGCACTCCAATGACCCCACCAGAATTATCCGTAAACGGACATTTCCGAGCAGGGGTCAAGTCGGAAGGCAGCGCAAACTAGCAGTGTAGCCGAGAGGCTAACCGCTGTCCAGCCCACCCCGCAGGTCGTTTGCGGAACGCGCCTCGGCCCCCGTCAACCGGGGTCTGCCGGGCCGCTCAGAACGCAACTCCCCACTGGGCCGCTCGGGTGACCGCGACCGATGGTGCCGTCGCTGTCATACCCACATCGTGGCCGTCGCAAGCGCGGTGTCTTGCTGGTGTCAGCGTGCCTGGCAGCCCGGTGCCGCGTCAAGGGCCGGTATCCGGGTCGGCTTGGGTTTCCCACTGGCGGGCGACCCGTCCCGCTCGCCCCGGCGACTGCGGTGGACGGCAGCGCCCCAGGTCAGCGGGCTGTCGCTGGCAGTCACAGCAACACGACGGGCGGCGATCCTTGTCGGATCACCGCCCGTCGCTACGCGATGGTGTCCCGGCTCACTGCCGGGTACGCGCGTGGGGAACGTCAGGTCACTTGAGGGTGACCTTGGCGCCCTCACCCTCGAGCTTGGCCTTCGCCTTGTCGGCGGTCTCCTTGTTGACCTTCTCCAGGATGGCCTTCGGCGCGGACTCGACCGCGTCCTTGGCCTCCTTGAGGCCCAGGCCGGTCAGCTCACGCACGACCTTGATGACCTGGATCTTCTTGCCACCGTCAGCCTCGAGGATGACGTCGAACTCGTCCTTCTCCTCCTCGGCCGGGGCCGCGGCGCCACCGGCGCCGCCACCGGCGGCGGCAACCGCGACCGGAGCGGCAGCGGTGACCTCGAAGACGGTCTCGAACTGCTTCACGAACTCGGAGAGCTCGATCAGCGTCATCTCCTTGAACGCGTCGAGCAGCTCGTCGGTGCTGAGCTTCGCCATGTCTGGCGTCCTTTCCTGAATCTGTTAAGTAAGAACTGGTGCGCCGTGGGGGCCTCAGGCCGCCTCGGCGCCCTCCTTCTCGCGCTTGTCCTGCAGGGCAGCCGCCAGCCGGGCGGTCTTCGACAGCGGGGCCTGGAACAGGGCCGCGGCCTTGCTCAGGTTGCCCTTCATCGCGCCGGCCAGCTTGGCCAGCAGCACCTCGCGGGACTCCAGGTCGGCGAGCTTCGTGACCTCGGCCGCGGAAATGGCCTTGCCCTCGAAGACACCGCCCTTGATGACGAGCTTCGGGTTGGCCTTCGCGAAGTCGCGAAGCCCCTTCGCCGCCTCGACGACGTCGCCCGAAACGAAAGTCAGCGCGGTAGGACCGGTGAACAGCTCGTCGAGGCCGGTGATGCCCGCGTCCGTCGCGGCACGCTTGGCCAGCGTGTTCTTCGCGACCATGTAGCTGGTCTCGGCGCCGAGCGTGCGCCGAAGCTGGGTGAGCTGGGAAACCGTCAGACCGCGGTACTCGGTCAGCACGGTGGCGCCCGAGCTGCGGAAGCTCTCGGTCAGCTCAGCGACGGCCGTGGCCTTGTCGGCTCGGATCGGCTTGTCCGCCATGTCCCTCCTCTCTCGTTACTCCAGGCTGGTCCCGCCTCGGCCGAAGCCGGAACGGGGGCGGAGGCAGCGCGGCAACGAAAAAGCCCCGGCGCAGGGCGCACGGGGCGAGGGCCGGCGGATCGTCACGGTCGGCGGACCGTGTTCACTGCCGAGTTACGCTTGCCGCCCTGCGCGGGTCGCCCGTTGTCGCGGGACCTTCGACCGTGCCGGGGCACGGTGACCAGCGGTCTCTGGGTGGTTCGTCATCCATGAGAACACGGATGACCGGATGAAGACTACGCCCCGTCGCCACCAGCGCCAAATCCAGGTGGGTGAGCCGGGTCACCGGCGCCGGCGCCGTCAGCCCTGGGCGCGCCGCCGCCACAGGTAACCGCCGACCACCGCCGCGCTCCAGGCCAGCCCCCACACTGTCAACCCCACCAGGGTCAGGGCGGCGGCGTCACCCCCGGCGGCGCGCGCGGCGGCCATGATCGGCGGTGCCAGCCAGGGCGCCACCGAGTTGGACAACCCGAACACCACGGCGCCGACGCCGCCGAGGGCCAGCACCGCGACGCCGTACCCGGCGCCGCCGACCGCCGCCCGGCTGGCCAGCGCGCCAAGAGCAACAGCAGCGGGTACGACGAGCAGGTGCGCCCACAGCCCCAGCGCGAGCCCGACCGGGATGGACCGGTCCCCCGGCTCGACCGGGCCGGACACCCCGCCCACCAGCCACGGGAAGAGCAGCGCGACGGCGACCGTCACCAGCGCGGCCAGGGCGGCGGCGAGCAACCCGGCCGTCCGCTCCCGGGCCACCCCCACCAACACCTGGGCGAGCCGACGCTGCACGTCCGGCTCGACGTCCAGGAGGATCTTGGTCTGCCAGGCGAGCACCGGAAAGAGCACCACGGCCGAGACGCCGTACGCCTCCGCCGGCTGAGCCCGCCCACCGCCGTAGAGGATGCCGAGCGCGACGAGGCCGGCGAGCAGCGGCGCCAGCGCCCGCCCGGTCCGCAGGAAGCCGGCCAGCCGCATCCGGATCAGGGCGTTCACCGGACCTCCCCCGCCGCCGGGCCGAGCACCGCGTCGCCGGCGTCCGGCTGCTCCCCCGTCGACGCCCCGGTGGCCGTCGACGGCGGCGCGGCGGGTCGGGCCGGACCAGCCGCCCGGGACGGCTCGCCGGGTCGCGCCTGCGGTGCGGCGGGGGAGGCGTCGGCGCGTACCCGCAGAATCTGGTGGCCCTCGGCGCGCAACCGGGCGACGGCGCCGGCCACCCGCGCGGCCGGGACCGCCACCTCGACCACGGCGATCGTCTCGTCCGCCTCCGACGCCTCCTCGGACAGCGACCCGTCGGCGACCAGCCACCGGCGCGCGGCCGGTAGCCGGACGGTCTCCCCACGGTGGTCGCTGACCAGGACGGACCCCTCGGC
It contains:
- a CDS encoding DNA-directed RNA polymerase subunit beta gives rise to the protein MAASRPAKTSRTSSAFAPRRVSFGRITEHLEVPNLLAIQNESFDWLVGNEAWQGRSADDPHARSGLAEILEEISPIEDFSGTMSLSFSAPRFDEVKASIEECKEKDLTYCAPLFVTAEFTNNTTGEIKSQTVFMGDFPMMTPKGTFVINGTERVVVSQLVRSPGVYFDKQPDKTSDRDLSSVKVIPSRGAWLEFDIDKRDTVGVRIDRKRRQAVTVLLKAIGWSAERIRERFGWSELMMTTLEKDHIAGADEALLDIYRKLRPGEPPTRENAQTLLDNLFFNPKRYDVAKVGRYKFNKKLELDVPITTGTLTEDDIVATVEYLCRLHAGEEGYEADDIDHFGNRRLRTVGELIQNQVRVGLSRMERVVRERMTTQDVEAITPQTLINIRPVVAAIKEFFGTSQLSQFMDQTNPLAGLTHRRRLSALGPGGLSRERAGFEVRDVHPSHYGRMCPIETPEGPNIGLIGALSTFARVNPFGFIETPYRKVVEGRVTDQIDYLTADEEDRFVKAQANAPLRADGTFAEDRVLVRRKGGETEDVAPGAVDYMDVSPRQMTSVATAMIPFLEHDDANRALMGANMQRQAVPLVKAEAPLVGTGMEYRAAVDAGDVVVAEVGGVIEDLCADYVTIHQDDGHRRTYLLHKFRRSNAGSCVNQKPVVFEGDRVEAGQVIADGPCTDEGEMALGRNLLVAFMTWEGHNYEDAIILSQRLVQQDVLTSIHIEEHEVDARDTKLGPEEITRDIPNVSEEMLADLDERGIIRIGAEVVPGDILVGKVTPKGETELTPEERLLRAIFGEKAREVRDTSLKVPHGETGTVIGVRTFSREDGDELPPGVNELVRVYVAQKRKIQDGDKLAGRHGNKGVISKILPIEDMPFLEDGTPVDIVLNPLGVPSRMNIGQVLETHLGWVAKTGWKVEGDDTEWKRQLRSIDAHESEGDTNVATPVFDGAREAEISGLLASTLPNRDGKQLIGSSGKAQLFDGRSGEPLPDPIAVGYIYILKLNHLVDDKIHARSTGPYSMITQQPLGGKAQFGGQRFGEMECWAMQAYGAAYALQELLTIKSDDVLGRVKVYEAIVKGENIPEPGIPESFKVLLKELQSLCLNVEVLSSDGVALEMRETDDEVFRAAEELGIDLSRREPSSVEEV
- the rplL gene encoding 50S ribosomal protein L7/L12, yielding MAKLSTDELLDAFKEMTLIELSEFVKQFETVFEVTAAAPVAVAAAGGGAGGAAAPAEEEKDEFDVILEADGGKKIQVIKVVRELTGLGLKEAKDAVESAPKAILEKVNKETADKAKAKLEGEGAKVTLK
- the rplJ gene encoding 50S ribosomal protein L10 yields the protein MADKPIRADKATAVAELTESFRSSGATVLTEYRGLTVSQLTQLRRTLGAETSYMVAKNTLAKRAATDAGITGLDELFTGPTALTFVSGDVVEAAKGLRDFAKANPKLVIKGGVFEGKAISAAEVTKLADLESREVLLAKLAGAMKGNLSKAAALFQAPLSKTARLAAALQDKREKEGAEAA